From Pseudomonadota bacterium:
TCCAGGTCCTCCAGTATCTCGATCAGCTGTTTCACGTTCATGGTCGTTTCCTCCGCGCCCGGGATGTCCAAGCGTCGAGGACATACAGGCGTCGCTTTCGGAACAGCTCAAGGCCATTCGCCGCAGAATCGACCTCGCTGCGGGACACCCAAAACAGGGCGGAAACTCGCGGGAATGTGGGGGCGGGACCTGGAGCGGAACCTGCACTCGGGCGCAGCTGTCGCCCGACTTGCGGTCACCGTCCGCGCAGTTCGTCGATGGCGTCGCGCAGCGCGACGAGAGCCGCTTCGACCTTGATGACGGCGGCGGTCTGAGCCTCGGCGAGCTCGACGATCTTCTCGTGCAGCGCCTTGAGCTCGCGGTCCTTCTTCTCGTTCACGCGCCAGAAGGCCCAGCCGAGAACCGCGACGAGGCCGTAGGGTCCGGTGGCCTGAAGCCACGCAGCGACAGAGGTGAACTCGTTGTCCATCGTCATCTCCCTCCAGCTCAGGCGACGGGCGTTGACGGCAAGAGATCACAGACGTCGACGGACCGTCGTGCGCCCGTGGTTCGACGAACCGCCTCCTCGAACGCGACCTCCGGAGCGAGCCCGGCTTGGAGGCGCATCCAAGCGTAGAGCACGAGCCACGCGCCGTCGGCGTGCCCGAAGTAGTGGTGCGCGAGCACGCCGGCGACGGGCTTCGCCGCAGCCGCCACGGGGCCGAGCTGCATCGCACCCTTGTTCAGCCCCACCCAGGTGCGCGGCACCTCGATGCCGGGTGCCGGCGAGCTCGTCGTCCAGCGGATGAGCGAACACACCGCTTCAGCCTGCGCCGCCGTCGGCAGCACGTAGCGTCCCTCGTGGGCCCAGGGCGCATCGATCACGCGTGACCACGGAAGCCCGGGCTTCAGGTTCCGCGGGTAGTACGGGTTCACGACCTCGACGCCGAACGAGGGTCGGTTGTGAACCTTCCCCGCGTGCCAGAGCACCTCGGTCGCGAGGTCTCCGTGCTGCGTGAGCTCGCCGTCAGGGCCCATCACCAGATGCACGCTGAGCCCGCGCTTCTGGAGGACGGCGATCGTCGACGCCACGCTGCGCGTAACGGTCTCGTGGATGACGAGCTCGGTCGCGCGCGTGCGCTTGCCCTTCGAGGCGAAGCGCACGACGCCGTCCTCGAGGAACGTCCGGACGGCCATGCCTTCCGCCGCACCGGTAGCGACGCCGCCAACGACGAGGCCAGTCACTTGCTCTCCTCGATCGGTGCGACCACCGGCTCCAGCAGAGGTTCGGGCCCGAGCTCGGGCTCCGGGGCAAGGACGGGCTCCACGACGACGGGCACCGGTTCGAGCGCCGCCTCCACGGTCGGCCGTTCGATCTTCATGCCGGTGGGGAACCAGCGATCCCGCGTGGCCTTCGCCACCGGCCGCGCAAGCGTCTGGTCTGCCCGGCCCAGCGAATCGAGCAACGCCGGGATGACCTTGTCGGTCTTCACGAGCTCGGCGTGGAGCTCATCGACCAGCAGCCGGTGCAGATGCCCGAACGCGCCCGGCGCCGGGTACTCGGGCTCATCATCCGGCGACCGGATGAGGAACTCCGTCGACGCGCACGTGGGGCACGCGGGCAACGGAATCGTGCGCGGGTCGGTCTGGGCCTCGTGGGCGACGCCCACCTTCAGCACCCCCATCGCGATGCGGTTCTCGGCGCTGCACTTGCCGCAGCGCTGGACGACCTCGGTGCTGGTTACTTCGTAGATGGCCATGGGAACCTCACGCGACCGCCGTGTACGTGCCGAACCACCAGAACGTCGAGAGCGACGGCATGCTCTGGTAGCTGTAGAAACCGAACCCATCGCGGTCGGCGAAGTAAGAGCTCGGGCTTCCAGAGAAGGATCCGTTCGCGTTCAAGACCGAGAACGTGAGCGACGACGGTGTGGCCGGAAACCGGTTCCGGAAGGTCACCGAGCCACCCCCCGCGAGCGTTCGGGTCGCGGTGTCGGCGTTCGTCCACTCCATCCCCAGGCGCCCGATCTCCTGCACCGAGCCGCTCATCTCGAACGCGGAGTTCGTGGTGCTGCTCATGGGCAGCCTCCACGTGCGCGACCAGGTGGTGAAGGTCGCGGCGAAGCTGTTCTCGTGGAGGAACTCGATCTCGCTCCGCGACATGCGGAAGCCGCCCGAGAAGTAGCCGGTGTTGTCCCGCGCCCAGGCGCTGCCGTTCCACGACGCGTTCAGGGTGAACCAGAGCGAATCGCTGTCGGCGTAGATGCGCAGGTGCGTCGGCGCCGTGCCCGACGCATTCGAATCAAGGATGAGCGCCTTCGAGCCACCGAGCGCCGGCTGGCGGATCGTTCGGTGCTGACCCGGGTTCGCCTCGTTGCCGCGGAAGTGGTCACCCTCGTAGGCATCGACGACCTCGGCGAGCGAGGTCTCCACGTTCACGGCGTTGAGGTTGCCGCCGGCATCCGCGACCGAGATCGCCGAGGCGACGTGCGCTCCCGCCGCCTGGTTCAAGTGCGTGTTGATAAACCCGAGAAGCGCTGCGAGCCCGGCGCGCACCGTTCCTGCGGCCAGCGCATTCGGCGCGCCCGCAACCGCATCCACGCCCACCAGCGTCGAGCCTGCCGTCCCGGCAGCGACTGCGGCGAGGTCGGTGACGATCTCCTGGAGCTGCGACTGGACGTTGATGCCGCCAATGTTGTTGTGGGCCGTCGCTGCGATGGCGCTCGCGTTGTGAGCACCGGTGACCGCGCCGACGTGCGTGTTCAGAAAGGCGAGCAGCTGCGAGAGCTGGCCGTCGACGTTTCCAGCGGGCAGTGCGTTCGGCGCTCCAGCGACCGCATCGGCACCGACCTTCGAGGCGCCTGGCGTTCCTGCCACGGCCGACGACAGGTCGTCCACGATCTCGTCGAGCGCGGCCTGCACGTTGGTCGCCGCGACGAAGCCGTGCGCCGTGGAGGTGACGTTTGCTGCCGCGTGTTTGTTGGCCGTGCCCGCGAAGTGCCCCGCGAGCAGGGAGTCCACCGAGTCGAGCGCGGCCTGGGCGGTGTTCACCGCGGGCGCGATGACGGCCCAGAGCCCCGACACGATCTGCACCGCGTCGCCTGTGGCGAAGATGAACGCCTGCCGGCGCGAGGTGTCGAGATCGCCCGAGATGATCTGCGTCTGCCCCTGTCGACGCAGCACGTCGCAGACGAGGAGTTCGTCCTGCTGGAGCGGCACCTTCGGGGCGGTGCCGATGTTCGCCTCGGGTCCTTGGCGAACGACCAGCTCGAACG
This genomic window contains:
- a CDS encoding N-acetylmuramoyl-L-alanine amidase, with protein sequence MAVRTFLEDGVVRFASKGKRTRATELVIHETVTRSVASTIAVLQKRGLSVHLVMGPDGELTQHGDLATEVLWHAGKVHNRPSFGVEVVNPYYPRNLKPGLPWSRVIDAPWAHEGRYVLPTAAQAEAVCSLIRWTTSSPAPGIEVPRTWVGLNKGAMQLGPVAAAAKPVAGVLAHHYFGHADGAWLVLYAWMRLQAGLAPEVAFEEAVRRTTGARRSVDVCDLLPSTPVA